The following are from one region of the Denitrobacterium detoxificans genome:
- the glyQ gene encoding glycine--tRNA ligase subunit alpha, with the protein MAPQDATVNAGAVPTFQDIIMNLQHYWAEQGCVILQPYDGAVGAGTNHTATTLRSLGPDTWRTAYVQGCRRPTDGRYGENPNRLQYYYQFQVLMKPSPDNIQDLYLGSLRAIGIEPNEHDVRFVEDDWESPTLGAWGLGWEVWLNGMEVTQFTYFQQVGGFECSPVPVEIAYGLERLTMYIQGVDSVYDIIWARGDDGVEFTYGDVYLENEREFSTYNFEIGNTDFLFQLFDNCEAEAQACLAANLPLPAYDWVLKCNHAFNLLDARGVISATERMAYILRVRSMVKDCCASYMEHVVGSAPQLEEEKGE; encoded by the coding sequence ATGGCACCTCAGGACGCCACGGTGAATGCGGGAGCCGTTCCCACATTCCAAGACATCATTATGAATCTCCAGCATTACTGGGCCGAGCAGGGCTGCGTTATTCTGCAGCCGTATGACGGCGCGGTGGGCGCTGGTACCAACCATACTGCCACCACGCTGCGTTCGCTTGGTCCCGATACCTGGCGTACGGCGTATGTGCAGGGTTGCCGCAGGCCAACCGATGGTCGCTATGGCGAGAACCCGAATCGCCTGCAGTACTACTACCAGTTCCAGGTGCTCATGAAGCCTTCGCCCGACAATATCCAGGATCTGTACTTGGGTAGCCTGCGCGCTATCGGCATCGAGCCGAACGAGCACGACGTCCGCTTTGTCGAAGACGACTGGGAAAGCCCCACGTTGGGCGCATGGGGCCTTGGCTGGGAAGTCTGGCTGAATGGCATGGAAGTCACGCAGTTCACGTACTTCCAGCAGGTCGGCGGCTTCGAATGCTCGCCGGTTCCCGTGGAAATCGCCTACGGCCTGGAACGTCTTACCATGTACATCCAGGGCGTCGACAGCGTCTACGACATCATCTGGGCGCGTGGCGACGACGGCGTCGAATTCACGTATGGCGACGTCTATCTGGAAAACGAGCGTGAGTTCTCTACGTACAACTTTGAAATCGGCAACACCGATTTCCTGTTCCAGCTGTTCGATAATTGCGAAGCCGAAGCTCAGGCGTGCCTTGCCGCCAACCTTCCGCTTCCCGCGTACGACTGGGTTTTGAAGTGCAATCATGCGTTCAACCTGCTCGATGCTCGTGGCGTCATTTCCGCTACCGAGCGCATGGCATACATTCTGCGCGTCCGTTCCATGGTGAAGGATTGCTGCGCGTCGTACATGGAGCATGTGGTGGGTTCGGCTCCCCAGCTCGAGGAAGAGAAGGGGGAGTAG
- the trmD gene encoding tRNA (guanosine(37)-N1)-methyltransferase TrmD, whose translation MIVDTLSTFPGMYESVMGTSMMRIAQEKGALEFHAHDLRDWTHDRHRTTDDEPYGGGQGLVMKCEPIFEAYDSIASAGPKPYTLFLTPTGEPFNQGLAQELSEKPRLLFICGHYEGIDERAYSLADCCISLGDYVLTSGELASMVVIDAVARLLPGVLGDEGSAVDESFYDGLLEYPQYTRPSTFRGMEVPPVLLSGNHAAIDRWRREQSIERTARLRPDLIEESNLSQQDRDFLKSLHSR comes from the coding sequence GTGATCGTAGATACGCTCTCCACGTTTCCCGGCATGTACGAATCGGTGATGGGCACGAGCATGATGCGCATCGCACAGGAAAAGGGCGCTCTCGAATTTCACGCTCACGACCTGCGCGATTGGACGCACGATCGCCATCGCACCACCGATGACGAGCCATATGGCGGTGGCCAGGGCCTCGTTATGAAGTGCGAGCCCATCTTCGAGGCGTATGACAGCATTGCCTCTGCGGGCCCCAAGCCCTACACGCTCTTCCTTACGCCAACGGGCGAGCCTTTCAATCAGGGGCTGGCTCAGGAACTTTCCGAGAAGCCCCGACTGCTGTTCATCTGCGGTCATTACGAAGGCATCGACGAGCGTGCATACTCGCTTGCCGATTGCTGCATTTCTCTGGGTGACTACGTGCTTACCAGCGGTGAACTTGCCAGCATGGTGGTCATCGATGCCGTTGCGCGTTTGCTTCCAGGCGTTCTGGGCGACGAGGGTAGTGCGGTTGACGAAAGCTTCTACGACGGATTGCTGGAATATCCGCAGTACACCCGCCCGTCTACGTTTCGGGGTATGGAGGTGCCACCCGTGTTGCTTTCGGGCAATCATGCGGCCATCGATCGCTGGCGTCGTGAGCAGAGCATCGAACGTACCGCCCGCTTGCGCCCCGACCTTATCGAAGAATCCAACTTGTCGCAACAAGACCGCGACTTTTTGAAATCTTTGCACAGCCGCTAA
- the lepB gene encoding signal peptidase I, which produces MNSGNHAPSKSGGFGRACVEFLVIVALIVGCAYLLRTYVITPYEVPSGSMETTIMSDDRIFSEKISYYSRSVQVGDIVTFDDPEVDGRTLVKRVVATGGQTVDLVDGVVYVDGEAAFEPYTNGQQSYPLSTAADVTVEYPYTVPEGYIWVMGDNRGNSADSRYFGAVPVSSVTGHVCFIYWPFQHFGPIS; this is translated from the coding sequence ATGAATTCCGGTAACCATGCACCTTCGAAGTCGGGAGGTTTCGGGCGCGCGTGCGTTGAATTCTTGGTTATCGTGGCCCTTATTGTCGGCTGCGCTTATTTGCTCCGCACGTATGTCATCACGCCTTACGAGGTTCCTTCCGGCAGCATGGAAACGACCATCATGTCGGATGACCGCATCTTCTCGGAAAAGATTTCGTATTATTCCCGCTCCGTACAGGTGGGCGATATCGTTACCTTCGACGATCCCGAAGTCGACGGCCGTACGCTCGTGAAGCGCGTCGTTGCCACGGGTGGTCAAACGGTCGATCTGGTCGACGGCGTGGTGTACGTCGATGGGGAAGCGGCGTTCGAGCCTTATACCAACGGGCAGCAATCGTACCCGCTCAGCACCGCAGCCGATGTCACCGTCGAATATCCCTACACCGTTCCCGAAGGCTATATCTGGGTAATGGGCGACAATCGCGGTAACTCTGCCGATTCGCGCTATTTCGGCGCCGTGCCCGTTTCCAGCGTCACGGGTCACGTGTGCTTCATCTACTGGCCGTTCCAGCATTTCGGCCCCATTAGCTAA
- a CDS encoding alanine/glycine:cation symporter family protein yields MDMDSLVTLTGDIDTFMYTYILIIMLVVSGILFTIRTKGVQIRLFKDMVKSITEQKYNEGKATASSFQALMISTASRVGTGNIAGVSTAIAFGGPGALMWMWIMATVGAASAFVESTLAQVWKVKNEDGSFRGDPAYYIQQGLGKRWLGIVFAVTLILCFAFGFNALQAYNASSTLEVYMPDYFSSNVVIWVALLIAAFMAICIFGGGQRVSFLTSIIVPIMAVSYLLIALAVTFMHAGDIPAVFGLICSSAFDFRSFAGGFAGSVVSWGIKRGLYSNEAGMGSAPNAAAAASVSHPVKQGLVQTFSVFIDTMIICTCTGMMILVFYVGGGLETVVDPVTNITSFVNPNTGAVLTGMPLVQEALRYSLGDFGVNFITFSIFLFAFSSLLGNYYYAESNIRFISQNKWGMLIFRVFCVAAVFWGAQAGFDLVWNAADIFMGFQAFVNLLALFFLGGWAIKALNDYESQKKQGLDPVFLASSIPGLPATECWHETRDELAEDAKRGDLSENAKMRHQVEEMLN; encoded by the coding sequence ATGGACATGGATTCTCTTGTTACCCTTACGGGTGACATCGATACGTTCATGTATACGTACATTCTCATCATCATGTTGGTTGTTTCGGGCATCCTCTTCACCATACGCACGAAGGGCGTGCAGATTCGCCTCTTCAAGGACATGGTGAAATCCATCACCGAGCAGAAGTACAACGAGGGCAAAGCTACGGCATCTTCGTTCCAGGCGCTCATGATCTCCACCGCGAGCCGCGTGGGTACGGGAAACATTGCCGGCGTTTCCACGGCAATCGCCTTCGGCGGCCCGGGTGCGCTCATGTGGATGTGGATCATGGCCACGGTCGGCGCAGCCTCTGCCTTCGTGGAGTCCACGCTTGCCCAGGTTTGGAAGGTCAAGAACGAAGACGGTTCGTTCCGTGGCGATCCGGCGTACTACATTCAGCAGGGCTTGGGAAAGCGCTGGCTGGGCATTGTTTTTGCCGTCACGCTCATCCTGTGCTTCGCCTTTGGCTTCAATGCGCTGCAGGCATACAACGCCTCCAGTACGCTCGAGGTGTACATGCCCGATTACTTCAGCAGCAACGTTGTTATCTGGGTCGCCCTTCTCATTGCGGCCTTCATGGCGATCTGCATTTTCGGCGGCGGACAGCGCGTGAGCTTCCTCACGAGCATCATCGTGCCCATCATGGCTGTTTCCTACCTTCTTATCGCCCTTGCCGTTACGTTCATGCATGCTGGTGACATTCCTGCGGTGTTTGGCCTCATTTGCTCTTCCGCGTTCGACTTCCGTTCCTTCGCGGGTGGCTTTGCGGGTTCCGTAGTGTCGTGGGGCATCAAGCGTGGCCTGTACAGCAACGAAGCTGGCATGGGTTCCGCTCCGAATGCCGCAGCTGCCGCGTCGGTTTCTCACCCCGTCAAGCAGGGTCTCGTTCAGACGTTCTCGGTGTTCATCGACACCATGATCATCTGCACCTGCACGGGCATGATGATTCTCGTGTTCTACGTGGGTGGCGGCTTGGAAACCGTCGTCGACCCGGTTACCAACATCACGTCGTTCGTGAACCCCAATACGGGCGCCGTGCTCACGGGCATGCCGCTCGTTCAGGAAGCGCTTCGCTATTCGTTGGGCGATTTCGGCGTGAACTTCATCACGTTCAGCATCTTCCTGTTCGCGTTCTCCAGCTTGCTCGGCAATTACTATTACGCCGAAAGCAACATCCGTTTCATCAGCCAGAACAAGTGGGGCATGCTCATCTTCCGCGTGTTCTGCGTTGCTGCTGTGTTCTGGGGCGCTCAGGCTGGTTTCGACCTGGTATGGAACGCTGCCGATATCTTCATGGGCTTCCAGGCGTTCGTGAACCTGCTTGCGCTGTTCTTCCTGGGAGGCTGGGCTATTAAGGCTCTCAATGATTACGAGTCCCAGAAGAAGCAGGGTCTCGATCCGGTGTTCCTGGCTTCCAGCATCCCTGGGCTTCCCGCGACGGAATGCTGGCATGAAACGCGTGACGAATTGGCCGAAGATGCCAAGCGCGGCGACCTTTCCGAGAATGCCAAGATGAGGCATCAGGTTGAGGAGATGCTCAACTAG
- a CDS encoding pyruvate, water dikinase regulatory protein — translation METIQYGAETSSIPTIHVISDSVGTTASAIARAAAAQFGETEPRVELLPNVRSFEEVRDYLLAHAEYHRELYGKPDMIVLYTIIDAQVNEKLRAFFAEYPQFAAVDLMTDAVASIKRVSGMEPILQPGELHATDERYFNRIEAMEFTIEHDDGRNPQDLTKADIVLLGVSRCGKTPISIYLSQEGYRVSNVPLDLQSTPPRQLYDVDPSRLFGLMTTSDVLVDIRRKRLGRALSVASSYAEPEQVVADLDEARALMRRLGCIVIHTEHRAVEETAQEILRFYEMRHPRSIPRPR, via the coding sequence ATGGAGACCATTCAATATGGCGCGGAAACGTCTTCCATTCCCACCATCCACGTTATTAGCGACTCAGTGGGAACTACCGCGTCGGCCATAGCACGTGCTGCGGCTGCCCAGTTCGGTGAAACGGAGCCGCGCGTTGAGCTGCTTCCCAACGTGCGTTCGTTCGAGGAGGTGCGCGATTACCTGCTCGCCCATGCCGAGTACCATCGCGAGTTGTATGGCAAGCCCGACATGATCGTGCTGTACACCATCATCGACGCCCAGGTGAACGAGAAGCTGCGTGCGTTCTTCGCCGAGTATCCCCAGTTTGCCGCAGTGGACCTCATGACCGATGCCGTTGCCTCCATCAAGCGGGTAAGCGGCATGGAGCCCATCCTGCAGCCTGGCGAGTTGCATGCCACCGACGAGCGCTATTTCAACCGCATCGAAGCCATGGAATTCACCATCGAGCACGACGATGGCCGCAATCCGCAGGATCTTACCAAGGCGGACATCGTGTTGCTGGGCGTTTCGCGCTGCGGCAAGACGCCCATTTCCATCTACCTTTCCCAAGAGGGGTATCGCGTGAGCAATGTGCCGCTCGACCTGCAGAGCACGCCTCCGCGTCAGCTGTATGACGTCGATCCTTCACGGCTTTTTGGCCTCATGACCACGTCCGACGTGCTCGTCGACATTCGACGCAAGCGCCTGGGCCGCGCCCTTTCGGTGGCATCGTCCTACGCCGAACCCGAACAGGTTGTGGCCGATCTGGATGAGGCGCGGGCTCTCATGCGGCGCCTTGGCTGCATCGTCATTCACACCGAGCATCGGGCTGTGGAGGAAACGGCGCAGGAGATTCTGCGCTTCTACGAGATGAGGCATCCGCGCAGCATTCCGCGCCCGCGCTAG
- the ppdK gene encoding pyruvate, phosphate dikinase, with product MTEEVKRVYAFGKDADGKNVTEGNTNMKPQLGGKGANLAEMANIGLPVPPGFTITCQTCMEYSNAGNVWPEGALDTIRQYREDLEQRVGKKIGDPKDPLLVSVRSGAPISMPGMMDTVLNLGLNDESINGLIEQTENPRFAWDSYRRFIQMFSNVVMGLDGDLFENAITIKKNERGVKSDTELTAEDLQELVAEFKRIFSENVDLAAYPDLAQDGVAVFPQDPMAQLKLAIEAVFGSWDNPRAVLYRKQNKIDDNMGTAVNVQCMVFGNKGATSATGVAFTRNAANGAKEYYGDYLVNAQGEDVVAGIRNTSPISELKHTPGLEEAGKELEDVFVLLENHFRDMMDIEFTIEQGKLYMLQTRVGKRTAAAALHIAIDMEKEGLITKEEAVSRVEPEQLDQLLHPQFDKNATYDVLATGLNASPGAAVGEVVFSSEDAVRVAEEGRKCVLVRWETNPDDLAGMIAAEGILTSHGGKTSHAAVIARGMGAPCVCGVDALKIDAEKKEIVVSGTDVVLHEGDMISIDGTTGIVVKGAVDLVMPELTGDLDTILEWADEIRELGVRANADNPEDAELSRKFGAEGIGLCRTEHMFLGDRKQIIQKFILDENEDVRAECVKQLGELQTGDFLGMFRAMDGLPVIVRLLDPPLHEFLESPRALDVAIARMEEKGASADEIAAKRNLMAQIDGWAEANPMLGLRGCRLSILFPQLPEMQVRAIATAAARLKKEGLNPQPEIMIPLVAFESEIETLREKAEGFVAAVAAEEGVELDIKIGTMIELPRAAVIADKIAKHADFFSFGTNDLTQTTLGFSRDDAEAKFLPAYMEQHLLKRNPFATLDDGVAELVKMGCEKGRSTNPALKLGVCGEHGGDPESIMKFAKIGPDYVSCSPYRVPVARLAAAQAALAK from the coding sequence GTGACCGAAGAAGTGAAGCGCGTCTATGCATTCGGCAAGGATGCTGACGGCAAGAATGTAACCGAGGGTAATACGAACATGAAGCCGCAGCTGGGCGGCAAGGGCGCTAACCTCGCCGAGATGGCCAACATTGGCCTTCCGGTTCCTCCCGGCTTCACCATCACCTGCCAGACCTGCATGGAGTATTCCAACGCTGGCAACGTATGGCCCGAGGGCGCGCTTGACACCATCCGCCAGTACCGCGAAGACCTTGAGCAGCGCGTGGGCAAGAAGATTGGCGATCCGAAGGACCCGCTGCTCGTTTCCGTCCGTTCCGGCGCTCCCATTTCCATGCCCGGTATGATGGATACCGTACTCAACCTTGGTCTGAATGACGAGTCCATCAACGGCCTCATCGAGCAGACGGAGAACCCCCGCTTCGCGTGGGACTCCTACCGCCGCTTCATCCAGATGTTCAGCAACGTGGTTATGGGCCTCGATGGCGATCTGTTCGAGAACGCCATCACCATCAAGAAGAACGAGCGCGGCGTCAAGAGCGACACCGAGCTTACCGCGGAAGACCTGCAGGAACTCGTAGCCGAGTTCAAGCGCATCTTCAGCGAGAACGTCGACCTGGCCGCCTATCCCGACCTCGCTCAGGATGGCGTTGCCGTATTCCCGCAGGATCCCATGGCTCAGCTGAAGCTGGCCATCGAAGCCGTTTTCGGCAGCTGGGATAACCCCCGCGCAGTTCTGTATCGCAAGCAGAACAAGATCGACGACAACATGGGCACCGCCGTCAACGTGCAGTGCATGGTCTTCGGCAACAAGGGCGCTACGTCCGCTACGGGCGTTGCCTTCACGCGTAACGCTGCCAATGGCGCCAAGGAATACTATGGCGACTACCTGGTAAACGCTCAGGGCGAAGACGTTGTTGCCGGTATCCGCAACACCAGCCCCATCTCCGAGCTCAAGCATACGCCGGGCCTGGAAGAGGCTGGCAAGGAGCTCGAAGACGTGTTCGTGCTGCTGGAGAACCACTTCCGCGACATGATGGACATCGAGTTCACCATCGAGCAGGGCAAGCTTTACATGCTCCAGACGCGCGTGGGCAAGCGTACCGCTGCCGCCGCCCTCCATATTGCTATCGACATGGAGAAGGAAGGCCTCATCACGAAGGAAGAGGCTGTTTCCCGCGTCGAGCCCGAACAGCTCGACCAGCTGCTGCATCCCCAGTTCGATAAGAACGCCACCTATGACGTACTGGCCACTGGCCTGAACGCCAGCCCTGGCGCTGCTGTGGGCGAAGTTGTGTTCAGCAGCGAAGATGCCGTGCGCGTGGCCGAAGAGGGCCGCAAGTGCGTGCTGGTTCGCTGGGAGACCAACCCCGACGACCTCGCTGGCATGATTGCCGCCGAGGGCATTCTTACCAGCCATGGTGGCAAGACGAGCCACGCTGCCGTTATCGCTCGTGGCATGGGCGCTCCTTGCGTCTGCGGTGTCGACGCTCTGAAGATCGACGCCGAGAAGAAGGAAATCGTTGTTTCCGGCACCGACGTCGTGCTGCATGAGGGCGACATGATCTCCATCGACGGTACCACTGGTATCGTGGTCAAGGGCGCCGTCGACCTGGTTATGCCCGAACTCACCGGCGACCTCGACACCATCCTGGAATGGGCTGACGAAATCCGCGAGCTGGGTGTTCGCGCCAACGCCGACAACCCCGAAGATGCCGAGCTGTCCCGTAAGTTTGGCGCCGAGGGCATTGGCCTGTGCCGTACCGAGCACATGTTCCTGGGCGACCGCAAGCAGATCATCCAGAAGTTCATCCTCGACGAGAACGAGGATGTGCGTGCCGAATGCGTCAAGCAGCTCGGCGAACTGCAGACCGGTGACTTCCTGGGCATGTTCCGCGCCATGGACGGCCTGCCCGTCATCGTGCGTCTGCTCGATCCGCCGCTGCACGAGTTCCTGGAAAGCCCCCGCGCGCTCGATGTCGCCATCGCTCGCATGGAGGAGAAGGGTGCCAGCGCCGACGAAATCGCCGCTAAGCGTAACCTCATGGCTCAGATCGACGGTTGGGCCGAAGCCAACCCCATGCTGGGTCTGCGCGGCTGCCGTCTGTCCATCCTCTTCCCGCAGCTTCCCGAAATGCAGGTTCGTGCCATCGCTACGGCTGCTGCCCGCCTGAAGAAGGAAGGCCTGAACCCCCAGCCCGAAATCATGATCCCGCTGGTTGCCTTCGAGAGCGAAATCGAAACGCTCCGCGAGAAGGCCGAGGGCTTCGTGGCCGCCGTTGCCGCCGAAGAGGGCGTTGAACTCGACATCAAGATCGGTACCATGATCGAGCTGCCTCGCGCTGCCGTCATCGCCGACAAGATCGCCAAGCACGCAGACTTCTTCAGCTTCGGCACGAACGACCTCACGCAGACGACGCTCGGCTTCAGCCGCGACGATGCCGAGGCCAAGTTCCTGCCCGCGTACATGGAGCAGCACCTGCTCAAGCGCAACCCCTTCGCTACGCTCGACGACGGCGTTGCCGAACTGGTGAAGATGGGCTGCGAGAAGGGCCGTTCCACGAACCCCGCGCTCAAGCTCGGCGTTTGCGGCGAGCATGGTGGCGATCCCGAGTCCATCATGAAGTTCGCGAAGATCGGTCCCGACTACGTGTCCTGCTCGCCTTACCGCGTGCCGGTCGCCCGTCTGGCTGCCGCTCAGGCCGCTCTCGCGAAATAA
- the glyS gene encoding glycine--tRNA ligase subunit beta — MSNTHTLAFEIGVEEIPAFDLDSARKQLEKAVPEAFQAARIPFQQFDIYTSPRRIIVMGYGLPEATEALREEYRGPAAKIAFDAEGNPTKAAIGFARGKGLTPDDLERRDEGGVEYVYATKEIPATPIISLLPGILSEFITMLKWPRSCRWAAYRDYFVRPVRWICAMLDDQVIPVTFAGAVSGNTTMGHRVLAPGEHVVDTAERLIDVVRSAYVVPSQAEREQIIREGVAAIEAETGCKAELPAKTLLEVVNLSEYPTPLRATFDEEFLQVPEEIIVDAMLMHQRYFPLYNAQGKLTNDFIIVSNGDPACNATIVDGNERVVRARLSDAKFFYEEDLKNPLESYVEKLDAVVFQESLGTVRAKAQRLAALAGHLADDAKLSEQDAADLKRAAYLCKADLVTNAVIEFTSVQGVMGSYYALASGETPQVAQAIGQHYQPRFAGDAAPDTVVGKLVAFADKLDTICGLFAVDQGPTGSSDPFALRRSAIGIVGMLEAGLPVSLDAAIDFSLDEFDRQGVTFDRNAVRAAVVDFFVTRTKVILRDGGASADAVDAVLAAGVTEPAIIIKRTRALEEARAGMPEVMADLAIAYDRANNLRDESLGIEVDATLFQGEESELDFAIDAVSAAVPGLLVAGDYEAALKQLASLRGPIDAFFEAVMVMAEDEALRSNRLRLLNKFVSAFSGVADFGKLAKAAR, encoded by the coding sequence ATGTCGAATACGCATACGCTCGCATTTGAAATCGGCGTCGAGGAGATTCCCGCGTTCGATCTTGATTCCGCACGCAAGCAGCTCGAGAAGGCCGTTCCCGAGGCGTTTCAGGCTGCGCGCATTCCATTCCAGCAGTTCGATATCTACACGAGCCCCCGTCGCATCATCGTGATGGGCTACGGGCTGCCGGAGGCAACTGAGGCGCTGCGCGAGGAATATCGTGGTCCTGCGGCCAAGATCGCGTTCGATGCCGAAGGTAATCCCACGAAGGCTGCCATTGGCTTTGCCCGTGGCAAGGGCCTTACGCCCGACGACTTGGAGCGTCGCGACGAGGGCGGCGTCGAGTATGTGTACGCCACGAAGGAAATCCCCGCTACGCCCATTATCAGCCTGCTTCCCGGCATTTTGTCGGAATTCATCACCATGCTGAAGTGGCCCCGCAGCTGCCGCTGGGCTGCATACCGCGATTACTTCGTGCGCCCGGTTCGCTGGATTTGCGCAATGCTCGACGACCAGGTTATTCCCGTTACGTTTGCGGGTGCCGTTTCCGGTAACACCACCATGGGCCATCGCGTGCTTGCTCCTGGCGAGCATGTGGTCGACACGGCCGAGCGCCTCATTGACGTCGTTCGCTCTGCCTACGTTGTGCCTTCCCAGGCCGAGCGTGAGCAGATCATTCGCGAGGGCGTTGCCGCCATCGAAGCCGAAACGGGCTGCAAGGCCGAGCTGCCTGCGAAGACGCTGCTCGAGGTCGTGAACCTCTCCGAGTATCCCACGCCTTTGCGTGCCACGTTCGACGAGGAATTCCTGCAGGTGCCGGAAGAGATCATCGTCGACGCCATGCTCATGCACCAGCGCTACTTCCCGCTGTACAACGCTCAGGGCAAGCTTACCAACGACTTCATCATCGTCTCCAATGGCGACCCTGCTTGCAATGCCACCATCGTCGATGGCAACGAGCGCGTAGTGCGTGCCCGCCTTTCCGATGCGAAGTTCTTCTACGAGGAGGACCTGAAGAACCCTCTCGAGTCCTATGTCGAGAAGCTCGACGCCGTCGTGTTCCAGGAATCGCTGGGCACGGTGCGCGCCAAGGCCCAGCGTCTGGCTGCTTTGGCTGGCCATTTGGCCGACGATGCGAAGCTTTCCGAGCAGGACGCCGCCGATCTGAAGCGCGCTGCATACCTGTGCAAGGCCGACCTCGTAACCAATGCGGTTATCGAGTTCACCAGCGTGCAGGGCGTCATGGGCAGCTACTATGCCTTGGCTTCCGGCGAAACGCCGCAGGTTGCGCAGGCCATTGGCCAGCACTACCAGCCTCGTTTCGCGGGCGATGCCGCTCCCGATACCGTGGTGGGCAAGCTCGTTGCGTTCGCCGATAAGCTCGACACCATCTGCGGCCTGTTCGCCGTCGACCAGGGTCCCACGGGCTCTTCCGACCCGTTCGCGCTGCGTCGTAGCGCCATCGGCATCGTTGGCATGCTCGAGGCCGGGCTTCCTGTGTCCCTCGATGCCGCCATCGATTTTTCGCTTGACGAGTTCGATCGTCAGGGCGTCACGTTCGACCGAAATGCCGTGCGTGCTGCCGTGGTCGACTTCTTCGTTACGCGCACCAAGGTCATCCTGCGTGACGGCGGCGCTTCTGCCGACGCAGTCGATGCCGTGCTTGCCGCGGGCGTAACCGAACCCGCCATTATCATCAAGCGTACCCGCGCGTTGGAAGAGGCTCGCGCCGGTATGCCCGAGGTCATGGCCGACCTGGCAATCGCGTACGACAGGGCGAATAACCTGCGCGATGAGTCTCTGGGCATCGAAGTCGACGCAACGCTCTTCCAGGGCGAGGAATCCGAGCTCGACTTTGCAATCGATGCAGTCTCCGCTGCGGTTCCCGGCTTGCTTGTTGCGGGCGATTACGAGGCGGCGCTCAAGCAGCTCGCTTCGTTGCGCGGGCCCATCGATGCGTTCTTCGAGGCCGTCATGGTCATGGCCGAAGACGAGGCGCTGCGTAGCAATCGTTTGCGGTTGCTCAACAAGTTCGTCTCGGCGTTTTCGGGCGTTGCTGATTTCGGTAAGCTGGCAAAGGCGGCACGCTAA